The Purpureocillium takamizusanense chromosome 11, complete sequence region CGGGGGCAGTGGCCGATGGCTACCACCTTCTTCTGCCCTGTTTTACCAACAAACGGTGAGAAACTAATAACGGTGGCTGTGGATATAGCTccagggagggggggggaggggggcctACAGCCTGGCCTTTCGCGAGCGGCGTGTCCTGGGACCAGTCCGAGAGACACATTCTCTCTTTGACGCGAGGCATCTTTCCCGTCCAGTCAGTAGGCCAACTCGGTACACAAGAAGCGGGAGTCCGACTTGGCAATACATACTTCTGACACACACCGGGCTGCTCGCTGGGCTGACACCTAATCTTGGTCGCCCGACAGGCCTCGCAAGCCGTCGAGATTCTCTTCCGAGAGGCACCGCTTGCCGTCAAATCATCTGCCACGGTGTCCATGGCTGTCCGGATCTTAATTCGAGCGAGCACGCTTGATTCACTTGGGCAACCAGTCGGATCCCTTGCGGGGAGTGCTGGACGAGCAGCAAACCGCGGCGCAGATAGTTTGGCGATGCATCTGGCATAGTCGAGGGGCGCGATCAGAGCCTGCGGACTGATTTTGCGCGCCGGAGATGCGAggcgggccggggccgggtACGGGAGCAAAGACCAGCCGTAAGATCCGGTGGAGGTCGGATGTTGTGAGATGGTGAGATGCAAAGCggggccccgccgccgccgccgccgccaccgccactgcacgccgtcgtcatacgaagtactttgTAGATTGTTGGCCTTGTATGTCAGTTGGGCTACATACATACAACTACTACTAGCAACGAGACTGACGAGAGCATGCAGCTGGCACAAACGTCGAGGGTATATCACACATCTCCGGCTAGTCATCCACACGCTGCCTACTACTCAAAAGTCCACCAGCACGCGACGCCAACGCCCCTAGACTGGTGTCATCTTGAGTCCCGGGTTTTCTCTCTGCAGCGCAGCCTCTACCGCCTcctgcgtcggcgtcaccagCGCCACCGTCTCGCCCTCCCCGGCCGCTGTCTTGACGCCGTGGACGCGCTGCCGGTGCTCTGCCACGTTCTCCGCCGCGCAGTGGCCCGAGCAGTACAGCGTCATGCGCCGCTCCTCCAGGCACTCCTTGCACGACACGGCTcgggagctgccgccgtcgtccatcTCCACGTCTTCATCACGCATCTGCACGCatcccgcgcccgcctcgcagTCATGCTCCGCTTCGACGTGGTTTCCCTGCAACTGCCGTCAGCAAATCGTGCCCCCGTAGCGTCATAAAAGCCATGCCAGTACTCACATGACCCTTGTGGAAGCACTCCTCAGAGCAGTACACGGCCATCTTCTTGGTGCCGCCCATCTGCGCAACTGCCTGGCACACTGAGCACGAGAGCACCTTGCTAGAATCCACTTTGCCCTTGCAGACGAGACATGGGGGCAAGTTGTACAGCTTCTCGCTCGCAGCCGATGCGTTGTTGCTCGAGAGCTGGCTCTTAGCCTGCATCTTGTTCCGCTCAAACGCCGTTTTGGCCCGCCGTAActcgtcgagccgccgctcgtGGTTTTctcgctgcggctgcgagTTTCTGCTCTCCCTAATGTCGGAAACGATCCTGTCCATCATCGCCTCCAAGGTGATGGTATCGCTGCCCTGGAATTCTTCCATATATCTTTGCGCGTTGTCCAGCACCGCGCCGGACGGCTGGGTGATGAAGAACTGTGCGAAGTACAACTTCTTCAACTCAGATGCGTCGTTTTTGGCGGCGTAAGCCTTGTCAGCAAAGGCCTCtacgctcgagggccagccTTGTGGTTTGCCAATCCCTTCCAGGATCATGGTTACGAGCTCGTTGCGCGAACGGTCCGGGTCGTCCAGCATGGCTCGAAGCTCGTCCTGGTTCGCGCCCCCGCGGTCCGAGGCCGCAATGAACTCGGGATACTTCCGCAGAACCCATCGGTACCAAGCCTCCTTCTCGGACTCTATTCGCGCCTCGATGAGCTTCAGGCTCTTGGTGTGGCCCCGAGCGTCCTGAAACATgccctccagctcctgcAGAAACGCTCTTCGCTGCGTGAACCATTCGCGGTCCGTGCTTTCCGTGTACCGCTGGCGCATCCTATTCAGCACTTTGCCGTAGCATTCCGAGCACTCTGCGATGTGCTTCTTCCCGCAGTCGCTGCTGCATGAGGTCTTGATGGCTTCGACGTCAGTGGCGCACAGCTGCCGTTGCCTCTTTGCTGCGCTGAGCTCGGTCCAGTGCTCCGGCATAGCATGCACAGAGGGCGAAGCCATTTTTGCCGACTCCGGGCGGCTGCTgatgccgccagcgccgaggctgccacTCTTTGAAGGGTGAATGGGCCAATGTTATGGTGGCTGGCTCTTGCGCAGGTAGCCGAAGTGCGTAGATGGCTGAAACGGCGCCTAAGACTTGTTCTTTTCCGGGTCGTGTGAGCGCCAAGGTAAGCAAAAGAATTCGCAAATGTCGCGCCCGCGGATTGGCAATGAACGATCACGTCATTTTGGTGTTGCTGTGTCGATATTATGTATGTGCTACGTAGACTTCATCAAGACTTGAGTGAGTCGGTTGACGCTGAAGGTGAGGTTGGATCGCGCCAGCCGCTAACCGATGTTCAGC contains the following coding sequences:
- a CDS encoding uncharacterized protein (EggNog:ENOG503PF8K), with amino-acid sequence MASPSVHAMPEHWTELSAAKRQRQLCATDVEAIKTSCSSDCGKKHIAECSECYGKVLNRMRQRYTESTDREWFTQRRAFLQELEGMFQDARGHTKSLKLIEARIESEKEAWYRWVLRKYPEFIAASDRGGANQDELRAMLDDPDRSRNELVTMILEGIGKPQGWPSSVEAFADKAYAAKNDASELKKLYFAQFFITQPSGAVLDNAQRYMEEFQGSDTITLEAMMDRIVSDIRESRNSQPQRENHERRLDELRRAKTAFERNKMQAKSQLSSNNASAASEKLYNLPPCLVCKGKVDSSKVLSCSVCQAVAQMGGTKKMAVYCSEECFHKGHGNHVEAEHDCEAGAGCVQMRDEDVEMDDGGSSRAVSCKECLEERRMTLYCSGHCAAENVAEHRQRVHGVKTAAGEGETVALVTPTQEAVEAALQRENPGLKMTPV